Genomic segment of Salvia hispanica cultivar TCC Black 2014 chromosome 2, UniMelb_Shisp_WGS_1.0, whole genome shotgun sequence:
ttcagaataagttatttctgaaatataaacttttatcCTAAGAGGACCTGATCTGAAGATGTCCTTTAGTGTTTAACATCTATCCACCTCTTGAGGActatttttgagaaaatgttGCAAAAATGCATGTAAAGTTTTTTTTCTACTGTTTCATGGAAAATGTGAGTCATAATACTTGGGCAAAgggattatattttatctagtAAGGTTTCTGGAGCAATTTCCATTTCCTTCCAAATGTAAGTCTTGCTTAATTTTGGAATAAAGATCTTGCAGTTGCTTTATCTGGGTGTTTGGACAGGTGATTTgacctttttatttttttttataacaattGTCATTTAGGTTGAAGAATCTGTTGTTCTTGCGTTTGCTCAACAAAGAAGACACAACTCCACTAAGACTTCAATTCCAGGTTTGTTCTTAGTATCTGTAATTTATGGATCTAATTGTTCTCCTTCTCAGACCAAAAACCTTTTTGTTCTCGCGtaacttcttcttcaattttcaaattgaaGATTTTCTTTCAAGCCTGTATTTTCTCTCCTAAAACTAGATTTGGTGCATAATCAAATCTGTCAGTCTTGCCTAGGAAAATTTCATTAGTACTGGAAATATTATCTTTGTTAAGCTAGCCATTTACTTGATCTATTTGTCATGGTTGTTTTCTGAAGCTCATAAAGTATGATAATTGTTAGTACTGGAAACGTTAAAGCTAGCATGAGCTTACATCTCACAATGAGTGCGTTAAAAAGatgtttagttttatttttactctctccatatTTTCTGAACTTTCTGATTCGGCAGATTTGAGGTCACCAATTGATCCGAAGTATACGGAAGCATTCGGTAAGCTCCTATGGTCCCTTACTGTGCAGTTCACTATTGGATCTCAGCCCTGACATACTTTTCTTGTTTCTACCGTGGGACCTCACTTCCACATATACCTTCATGagttatatcaaattataaatttagagACAAATCTGGAAGAATATGAATATggtgaaaaaaatggaaatccAAGTTTGCCTTTGTGGGATGAATTACCTTATATAGCTTGAACCTCTATTGTAGTGTTGAGAATCCAAGTTTTCTTTCATTAATTAGGAAGACGTCTTTAATTATGTCCGTAGTTACACTTTctgaaaaattatgttatgtATATGCCAAACTTCTGATGGCaattctaataaaattttgaaagtgTGTTCTACCATTTTAATAAGAACTACATTCCAtgtatcaatatttataggatTGACTTCAACCATCTTCTGAAATGTTAGGGGAGGGTTTAAGTAAAGTCATGCAATATCTTGGTGATTTTAATGATATTGGACTACAAAGACCACTTGGGGTTATTTGGGACAGATACGGTGAATAGTTAAAAGGTGTTTAATCATAATGTGACCAGCCTCAGGGAGGGCTCATTATGATTTGGATAAACCTCAAGGGAAGTTTATGAAATTTTGGGGTGCAATCATGACGCAACCAGCCTCCCCTGAGACTCATTAgtcattatatttatgatttagatAAACCTCAAGAGATGTTTGGCTCATGGTGCAGTGCTCACAGATGTAtctaatagtaatagtaatcaaattattttttgtgtaccTTATCCATCAAATTTGATGACGATTgatgattaataataaatataaactcTCCCATTTATTGCTTTTATCTTACAGAACTGAGCGCAGAGGAATCTGAGGATGTACTCTTCAAAGAGGTTTGTCCATCTCTGTATGCAGTTACTACTTGTTCTTtaaagtttttaaataaaaggtCTCGACTTGGTGGGTGAGCAAGTCATTTTGAGAAGTTGCAGTATCCTGCATTGATTCCTCTGATGGTGCACTACAGGCATGGCTTACATACTTTTGGAGAAGAGCTAAAGCTTATGGTATAGAGGAAGAGAAAGCTAAGAAGAGACTCGAGTTCTGGATCAGCCGTAGTGGGAAAGCACCAACTTCGCACGATGCCTTTAACGGTGAGTTTTATCATCCTCTCACATGTTGTACAACTGGTTTTCTATAATCACATCATCTACTGAAGTACACACCCCATTTAAAACTTGCACTTGGAATGAGCCATGTGGTAACTATGAATGCAGTGGAGCAAGGTCTAATGGAGCTGCGGAAATTGGCAATCGAGCCGAGACTGTGGGAAGCATCGCGCAAGGAACTAGAGCAGGATGCCTCCCTTCTTAACTGACCAAAATCTCCTACTGCATAGCGTAAAAGCGCTAGATGGTGTAAATTGTACGAGTGAGATGCTTTTGGAGATGTAAATATGAGGCATTTTCTAGTCATATATGGATGTTATATTCTGTTTACCTGAAACTAGTTTGGATCTTTTTATTcgaatatatatcaatttcattCTCGGAAAAACACATTCTTCctttactataaaaatttgtCTAGTAGATCCtcatattatttgtttatttcattaagTACTTATATTTGTTTCacataactaaaaaaaagaatcttTTAATATACCGTTAACAATTGAGGCTATAAAACCCAAGCTACTATTATAATTCACGAGGATTTACTGAAACAATAGGTCTGATTGACTGAAAATAATAGTCTGATTGATTGAACTATCGAAACGCCGGCGAATCGATTCCACCAATAATCCTTCAGTTATAATAGAGACTTCATTAGGATggaaaaattgtcattttagaTAGAGATCCACGATGGCTTTAGGccagccacaggctagccACTCTCTCCATGTcacgtcatcagcactaaaaatccacctgccacatcattattttaatcaaataggctagccgcaataaaaataattcaaaaacaactacatttacggaattaaatttacgataaattactaaattaaatttatgagacatatacgggaaaattcattaatttcatttttaaaaaactacattcgttttagaaaaaaattacataataaagaaaaaaactatcgtcgtACAGTCTTCCGtgccacaactcttcaattatatccttttggagttgaatatgagcatcaaCTTGGCGTATGTCTGCATGTGCCTGGAgacggccggcttcatcgtgaggtaccccCCTTCGTACGTTGAGggtggccacgccgtggcttggaccggctgcatcgcatcgtcattggcccaattagtcagttgtacgccttcgtcttcgacgatcatgttgtgcgtGATAATGCAAGCGTACATTATATCAGCAATGCATTTAACATctcacaaacgcgttggacccttaattgccgcccatcgagactggagcacaccaaatgcgcgctccacgtccttgcgcgccgactcctgctgttccgcaaagtaggccttcctgtCATCATTTGCGTGCCtaatcgtcttcacaaagacaggccacttcccatccgccaagtagtagcccatatcatgccggttgccgttggccacaaatgagacggtcGGACCGATGCCctggcacttctcgttgaagaggggcgacgagttgaggacgttgaggtcgttgttcaacccggctaccccaaaataagCATGACAGATCCACAgtcggtaatcagctacggcctcgaggatcatcgtgggattctttcccttgtagccggtcgtgtaggcccccttccaggcagttggacagttcttccactcccaatgcatacaatctatgctgcctaacatcccgaGGAACCCATGctgctccccgtgcatctgcatcgattctgacaatcttgggggtagggcttcgaaggtaccgATCATGGAAATTTTAAATCACGCCTGACAGAAAAACTTCAGACATTCCAAAGCAGCcgtctcaccgatgtggaggtactcatcccacatgtctgccgcgcctccgtaggccaattGCCTGATTACCatcgtgcacttttgaataggggtttggccgggtctgccaaccgcatcgtgcctgaagcggaaatacagatatcgacgctccaaagcgtcaacaatacgcataaacaactccctgcgctATCTAAAACACCGCCTGAACATGTTTGCGTTAAACCGCGGGTCCGGAGCGAtgtagtcgtcatatagccgttgatgtgcagctacgtgatgcCGATCAATCACTGTTCGGCGGGTGGACAACGGAtcgagggcgaggtatcgcatGCTGTTCGACCCTTTGCATATACCGCTatatctcgcggttcatgtaggcctccatagccttgttcatcctccgttcgtactccccagcatccccaccactaccaccactactaccacccgcgttactcatcgctcgatgttgctcttgtacagaaatttagagagtgataaaactcgttaaaacaagtggtgcaaatgaaaatgaaactaaaatcgcgtatatatagtgtttcaaaaattttaaaaaaataaaaataaaaaattgcgcTGGCCGATCACTCGTCGATCgacacgccacaatggcggccagcgcctGGAAATCGGCGTGCGCTCACCTGTTTTTTCGCTGAAATGTCGCTGGCCGGTTTCAATGATTCGGCTAGCTGGtgcgctagccgccattgtggatgctcttacaaGTGGAGGCTGTGCAACTGATATTTACTCTACTACTCCATATACAGGTACCACTCTTgaagttgttgaaaatttgcagACAAACTATGACAAGAATAAATCTGATGAATTTCGAGCTGTTGTTTTATGTTGTGGGTCTAAACCCAAATCTTGTTTCACTATGGTAGCATTCAGTTGCCATGACTAagtatcatgagactatccatctaggattaagttatgggattattttagttgtagggggaggctatgactaaatattatgaaactaTCTATCTAGAATTAAGTTGTAGGGTTTAATCTtgtgaaccaaacatgatacatctttaatcatgaaatttaatcTTGGCGACCGAACACCCCTcagtaatataataatagtatcaaCACGCAAATATTTAGATCATCTTATCTCTAAATCTTATTcccattttattaaatgttgCAATATAAGTATATGTGGATATGGCGTGGTAATATTAGTGTCTGGTACACTTATTACaatcaagaaaaaggaaataaagaaAGATCATATTCATAGCAAGACTATATGTaaatgatatactccctccgtcccgcttaagatgacacgttttcctttctagtttgtcccaactaagatgacacatttccttttttggtaactttctctctccaattaatacactcaaccacttttttctcacctcctattaaaatatccatctatcttcatctctctactttaatacctacaatcaccttctctctctccaattaaacactttaaccaataacttctaaaatcccgtgccggctaagcaatgtgtcatcttagccgggacggagggagtagtagtaaATGCACATGAATTGTGTAGACATGAAATCTAAGGCGTGAAATTAAAGATGGTGAAAAGCCCATCATTTCATTGTTGACACAATCATCTGCTGCTGCAACTGCTACTCTccaatttccaatttttttttcttttactttttcgaCTGAATTGGAAGGTGTCTCAGGcgcattatttatatataaagagTAGCATACTGTTTTTTTTGGTCGAATACCAAAAAAGATATGATTATCTCTTTCaagattataatatatttctatAGCATTTAGACatgaaatttcaatatttttatctagcAACAAATCTCTAATATTGGCAAGCACTGATGCTCGtttaattttccactttaagCAACTATTTTTAGTTGGCAATGTTGCTGTTGGGTCTCCTTTTAACACATACATAGTTGCATTGTTGTCAAATTGATATTGTGGGGCTGTCTAATGCTTGTTGACCATTGATAAAAGAGTAATTTGCTGGTATATTCCTAAATTTTTCACTAGATTTGGTTTTGCATAACAGTTTTAAAATCTGTTTATAAATTATCAAGctatggatttttttttccaattaaactattgatttttttctaattttatatgcTATTGTGTTTGATTTACCCCAAATTATGGTTTTAGGATTCATAATTACGGTTTTTTAGTGAAGTATTGTGTTTTATTGGTGTGCATTTGCAGAAATACtaagaattttagaaataaagaaTCTTGGAACTCAGTGTGGAAGGAGAAGCTTTCTAGTCTGCACACAATTGCAACTGATGCTGCAACAGTGTGAAAGAGTCTTGACCTTGAATCGAATAAATCCCACTTCAAAAAAGTGGATCTTTTTTAGATTTATTGTAAATGTATGTCCTAACTTTTTTCACAAGACAACAAGAGAACAAGCGAAGAGCGGGGACTACAACTACAATTGCAGTCTGCAAGAAATCAGACCCCAGTTTTTTCCATTCCCTTTTATCATATCCTTGTTCATTCATACAGCTCACGTTGTGAAACCagttttattctttcttcatctcacATCACATTCAAATAATCTCCAAAGCGACTAAAGCTAAATCAATCATGGCTTTGAATTTGGCCATGGCTGCCAATGTAAAGATCGTAGCTTTTTTCGCTTTATTGGCACATTCAGCTAAGTGTCATTCCTCATCTTCTTCTCTGTCAGCTGCTGACAGAATATCTGAGCTTCCTGGGCAGCCCCGGGTTAGCTTCCACCAATATTCTGGCTACGTATCTGTTGATCAAAATGAGGAGAGAGCTctgttttactattttgttgAAGCTGAGATTGATCCTGCGTCGAAGCCTCTTGTTCTATGGTTGAATGGAGGTCACATTTCTcactctgtgtgtgtgtgtctgtGTGTTTATGATAGTAGTTTGAATGGTGTGATTATTGACAGGTCCTGGTTGTTCATCTTTGGGAGTTGGGGCGTTTTCTGAAAATGGGCCTTTTAGGCCAAGTGGAAATGGACTGGTCAGGAATGAGCATAGCTGGAATAGAGGTTTCATTCAATCTTCAACATATCTTTGCTTCACTCATTTTGTGGCATTTGATTTGTGTGATGCTCTGCAGAAGCAAATGTCTTGTATTTGGAGTCACCCATTGGAGTAGGTTTTTCTTATGCTGCCAATTCATCTTCTTATGAAGGTGTAAATGACAAAATCACAGGCATGTCTCCATGCATGTATATTGTtgcttttataattttttgttccATTTTAGGAGATGGGAAGTATCTgtaattaatattctaaaatctAGCTCTGTGTTATAGCTCGTGACAACTTGGTATTTCTGCAAAACTGGTTCCTTAAATTCCCACAATACAAGGACAGAAGCTTGTATATCACAGGAGAGAGCTATGCTGGTAGTACCCTccaaaaagaatatatttttttcaatagaaTAAAATTGTGAGGTGGAATGATTCCTAACAAGTTTTAGTTACTCTTAGGCCACTATATTCCCCAGCTAGCAGAGCTGATGCTCCAATTcaacaaaaagagaaaagaattcAATCTCAAAGGAATTGCAGTGAGTTTTGCTCAAACAGAATTCCCATCTTGTTTCAAGATCAATAATTTGTAATGTACTTATAATCTATAATGTAGCTAGGGAATCCAGTACTAGAATATGGAACAGACTTCAACTCAAGGGCTGAATTCTTCTGGTCTCATGGCCTAATATCCGATACAACGTACAGAATGTTCACTTCTGCCTGCAATTATTCGCGATATGTGAGCGAATACTACAGAGGCTCTCTCTCCCCGATCTGCACCAAGGTGATGAGCCTTGTCACAACTGAAACCAGCAAATTTGTTGACAAATACGATGTCACTCTCGATGTCTGCATCCCATCCGTGCTCGCTCAGTCCAAAGCCCTTGCTCCTCAGGTTAGAGTCCCAGTTTTTTAGGGCCTCTAACTGTCTTACTGCATTTGCAAGTCTGAATTGCGCGTTTCTTCTGTGCAGCAAGTCACTGAGAGCATAGATGTGTGTGTGGAGGACGAGACTCTGAATTACTTGAACAGGAAAGATGTTCAGAAGGCCCTTCATGCGCGCCTCGTTGGACTCAACCGGTGGCTCGTCTGCAGCAAGTAATAATCCTTGTTGTTCATAAACGTACCTCCCACATGCACACACGATGCAGAACAGGATTCTGAACTTTTTGTGACAACCTTGTTTCAGTATTTTGGATTATGAACCACTTGATCTCGAGATACCTACAATCAACGTTGTGGGGAGAATAATTCAGGCTGGAATCCCTATTTTGGTGTACAGTGGAGATCAAGATTCAGTCATACCTTTAACTGGAAGTCGAAGGCTCGTTCACAGACTGGCACGGCTGTTGAAGCTGCGTTCAACTACGCCTTACAGGGTGTGGTTTGCTGGGATGCAGGTGAAATTCTCTCTTGAGTGAATCAATCAATATAGTGTGTTCCTGGTTAACATGTCTGAGTGATGATGCTCATCTCAGGTTGGAGGGTGGACTCAGGTCTACGACAACAACCTCTCGTTTGCAACAATCCGAGGGGCGTCTCATGAAGCTCCATTTTCTCAGCCGAAGAGATCCCTTGTGCTGTTCAAAGCGTTTCTGGAAGGCAGGCCTCTACCTCAAGAATTTTAGAGAACATCTCAGATTCAAATTGTAAGTAGTTAAACTGTTGAGTGATGATGTTAAAGAATTTAcatttgttaatttgtttggTTTCTGGAAATCAAGATTTGTAAGAATGAAGAAATGGTGTGTGCCAATTGGTGGCAGTTTTTGTCAGAAGATGGAAgtgtatttttagtgctgatgaaattgcaaattcaaacaaaataatcaactTTCTGAAACtagatatttaattgaaaagaagGCCAGCAATAGTAACAACCATTATAAGATTAAGAGACATTTATTTCCCAACGATATTTAGACAGAACAAATCATCTTGCAAATCAAAGAATGAACATGTGGAAACTACGGAAGCAAGTTATAAAGTAACAACAACGACACGGGTCACTTTTTCATCCGTGCTTCTCCTGTGGAATGATTGTTGGAACTTCCACCTTCATTTGCAGACAGTTGAACTCCAAGGCTAGAATAGGCTTTGATAGCATCACGGAGATGCTGAGGTCTCTCTTCTCATTTCCAGAATACCCGTCCGTACTCTCACCATCCATATTTGATGCAAATGGACCACACACTTTAGCTGGTGACACTGCTCTCACCCTCAATAAAGTTGAATAAATAAGCAAATTGTGTACTGTTGAAACAAAACATTTAGATGAAAATATAGCTGAAAATGgtgtaaaataattactagGAAGAAACCTGCATCCAATATGGCAAGAATACTTAAGGAGGTGAGGAATGTGCTCTGTGCGGCCGCTGCATTTTgtgaaaaaccaaaaacagTTTCATTTACTGCGATCTCCAAAGGATGGAACTtcgaaaaaaagtaaagtgaaTACCTGAAGCTTGGGAGTGACATCTTGATTTCTGGGCCCATCCATCTTCCAGTGTCTTTTTGAGATGCTGCCAAGAAAAAATGAGTCACTTATAGCACGATATCAAATTGACAAGAGAAGGCAGCATACTGACCAGCAGCAGTGAGTTTGATACTGCACAAGTCCATGGCTGTGTGATTGTTCAtctcttctacttttatatccaAACATTTCTCCATGCTATCACTGATGCCAATCTTGTTCATAAAGCCACCAAATCGACTCCTTTTTGACACGGGAAGTGCTCTCACGCTCTAGTTAATACAAACCTAGAAATGTTAGATGGAAATACATCACAGTTTGTGATTCCTGAGTGTGAATACTTAACAAAACTACAGCTTCACAGTCTAGATGATAGAGGACTAATACTGAAAAATGGTGAGTTTATTAGTAAATTGCCTGAACATCTATGCAAGCACATCATATGTAGAAACAAAATCTTGTGTGTATGTGTCAGAtgatagtataataatatgcTTGGAACAAATTTATCAGCTgcaacataaatttatatataacaGCATTTTCAAAGTGGTGCAACTAAGGTCATCGTCTTCCAGTAGTAAAATGTAGGAAAACAGAAAATGATGTATAGTAGTATCTGAAACACTAGCGTGACCTAATATCCATACGCCCGGAGCACAAGATAAATATGGACTTAGATCATCCACGTCCAAACTGCAGGATTACTCAGTAGGGAACCAGTCATACAAGGAATATGAGGTATGAAATCTCATTCAAAAATCATATAAGCATGTGAAAAATAGTAGctacatatataaagaaaatagtcAGACAAAGTAGTTTTGACATTATATACAAAATCCCCAACTTGTTCACAGAATACTTACGCACAAGAAGTAGGAGGGTTCCAAACAATTCCTGCTATTACCACAAGCTGAAAAAATAAGGccaaaagaaaaagtagattAAATGCAAGTTGACATTAATTTAAGCTTAACAGACAGATCCTTTTTTCATGTTCCtaaatagaaatgaatgtCCCCATAAActgcattttaatattcaatcaaGTTGTATTATTGTTTTCAATTATCTCAGGAATCATGGTAGCTCACATGGGCTTATCAggaataaataatagaaataggCAATATAAACAATGAAAAACCTCATCAAATATCCCAGCAGGACTCTCCTCATAATTAGCAAGAAAGAATCCTCCAAGAGTATACCTGCAGAGTACATAGATAGTACcaactagtagtattaaaaaaagattCTGACTTTACGTGCATCTGAAGAAACAAGCTGTTTACGCCACTGGTTTACCCGAACGCCTCTACTAATCTGAGTTCTTTGGGAATGAATGCTCGAGCTGTCTCTGCCTTCACAAGATGGAGCTGGTACAAGGCACTGAAATGTCAAGACTGAGCACTTTATGTAcatttcgatattttttttccatcaaGAACTTGATACAGAATATTAGTCAGCGAAACTTCATTTGAAATGGGATAAAAAAACTTGCCTTCCCTTGAAAATCCACGGtggtttaccatatcctcgaGAAGAATTAATTTCTGAAGTGTCCATTGTTTCGAGCAGCAAGAAAACTTGTAGTTACTGCCATAGAGAGTTCCAACATCAGATAAGAAACAAAGGAACACTAGAATCAAACAACACCAGCTTCATCTTCAGACAGACCTAATCATAAACAAAACGAAAAAGGCATGCAATATCGTGTAATATTTTCATCAGAAATATAATGATTTAGCAATAGAAGCATACTTCTAAGCTACATGCAGACACCATGCACATTCAGCAAGTTGggattttaaaacattttcaattaaaataaacattttcagCTCACAACATAGAACACAGCTCACTGTTTATCATCATACATAGTATTGTGAGGGCCATGCAAGTTGCACAAGttgatataatatactaatatataatcaaataatactatattgcCTGAGTTTTTGTGCAGATGCTCCTACACGCTAATTAATGGCATCATCAGTTCCAAATATAGAATATCATTGAGGTTACCATAAATACCAATCATCAGAATACATGTTCATTGATTTCTTGcatattaaaattacattagcattaaaattaaataaaaaagttgcACTTTATCTAGAAACACAAGCATTACTGATCACACGGTTTATTCTCCAGATACATCAGAAAGACTGAGAAACACACAACCATGTTGCCCTATCACTTTCCCAAATCCAGCAACAACCCAAGGGAAATTCTGTTGTGTCAAACGAAATGCCAAAGCTTACTGATAATCTGATATAGAGCAATACCTTTCTCATCAAACGAAGTATTTAGATGAAGAGCCACATAAATTATGGCTATAGTTAGCCCCAAATCCTTGAGGTTGTGAATATATCTACATAACTTAAAACAGCTAAATCTTGCCATTCTAACCTcaaaaacaatgaaaacaGTCCTTGAAAGCAACTAATCAGAAAGAATGAACTGAAAAATAAGACCTCGAGCTGCAATCCCTAGTtctataatttgattaatggCAATGCCAAACTAGGGCAGCAACTGTGTGTTCATTTCCTACTATACTAGAAAGAAAGTAAGCTCACTTCACTATATCTAATTTTGTGCACTTCTTCCCTAACAGTCCAAATCTAATAAAACACTTCCATTTAATGTTTCCAACAAGACCCTCATTTAATGTTCAGCAAGAAAAAATTTCCATTTGAATCTAGGGGACCAGCATTTGTGCATAATGAGCAGACATGTAATAAAACTTCATGGCATACAAAACAATATTCAGAAAGcttgtgtgagagagagaggggcaATCCACACAATACTTGATAGCAAATGGCAAAGAAGAGGGGAAAAGGATAAACATCATATTCAAGAAAAGCAAGCAAAAGAAGTCGGCGAGGGCAAAGGGGGGTCATACATAcgaaaaacaaactaaaaatcaaacctTTATCTTTTTGTTTCTGTTGGGTAATTAATCCCAGAAAGAAATATTCCCAACTTTGGagatttgttttgaatttatacTATGAAACATAAAATCGTGAGGGGGTGGAGTTTTGATAGGAAGGGATGAGGTTATGGGTGGCGAAGGGGGTGACATCATTACACAATAATAAGATTAGATAATGTATAGTTTAGAGTTTAGAGTTGTTAGAAACGAGGACATTCGAAAGTACtgtgctttatttttttgtcgCCACTCCCCC
This window contains:
- the LOC125207849 gene encoding serine carboxypeptidase-like 45, which gives rise to MALNLAMAANVKIVAFFALLAHSAKCHSSSSSLSAADRISELPGQPRVSFHQYSGYVSVDQNEERALFYYFVEAEIDPASKPLVLWLNGGPGCSSLGVGAFSENGPFRPSGNGLVRNEHSWNREANVLYLESPIGVGFSYAANSSSYEGVNDKITARDNLVFLQNWFLKFPQYKDRSLYITGESYAGHYIPQLAELMLQFNKKRKEFNLKGIALGNPVLEYGTDFNSRAEFFWSHGLISDTTYRMFTSACNYSRYVSEYYRGSLSPICTKVMSLVTTETSKFVDKYDVTLDVCIPSVLAQSKALAPQQVTESIDVCVEDETLNYLNRKDVQKALHARLVGLNRWLVCSNILDYEPLDLEIPTINVVGRIIQAGIPILVYSGDQDSVIPLTGSRRLVHRLARLLKLRSTTPYRVWFAGMQVGGWTQVYDNNLSFATIRGASHEAPFSQPKRSLVLFKAFLEGRPLPQEF
- the LOC125206359 gene encoding protein NEOXANTHIN-DEFICIENT 1, whose product is MDTSEINSSRGYGKPPWIFKGSALYQLHLVKAETARAFIPKELRLVEAFGYTLGGFFLANYEESPAGIFDELVVIAGIVWNPPTSCALDVDDLSPYLSCAPGVWILGHASVSDTTIHHFLFSYILLLEDDDLSCTTLKMLLYINLYVQSVRALPVSKRSRFGGFMNKIGISDSMEKCLDIKVEEMNNHTAMDLCSIKLTAAASQKDTGRWMGPEIKMSLPSFSGRTEHIPHLLKYSCHIGCRVRAVSPAKVCGPFASNMDGESTDGYSGNEKRDLSISVMLSKPILALEFNCLQMKVEVPTIIPQEKHG